The window TTCCACatgaagaaggatatcttgaAAGGTAAACCTTTTACCCATATCATCTTGTAAGCTAATCTTGGGTTGGCTCTTCTTCGCACGTAATCCCATGCAGACTTTACTGTAAAATGTCCCCTTGTTTCAAGCATCCAGAAAGGAGTATCTAAGTGTGAACTTTCAGTTGGTGGTCTAATATTCTGCACAATGTGGTGTGCCAAACCTTCAGGTAGGATCTCAAACATTTTATCAACATTCCACATACCATTTTCAACCATATCATTGACATTACGAATATCCTCATCGATACCAAAATCTGTCGGTACTTGAAAATATAAGGCTCCCATCTCAGTTCAATTGTCGAACCAGAATAGAGCTGATCCCATTCTCAGTTTCCAGTAGATTTGATGCTCAATCAAGTCCCTACATTCTAGCATTTTTCTCTATGCGTGGGATCCACCCTTCCAAGGTGCAATTACTGTATTTAGTTTCTTGCAGTACTTTTGACTAATAAATGCACTCCACAAACTAGGCTTTGTCCTGAAATTCCACCACAATTTGTAGAACAATGCCTTGGATACATTATGTAGGGACCTGAAACCTATGCCTCCCTCATCATAAGGCATACAAAGGTTAGTCCAAGATGCCCAATGTCTAGTGCTGCCTCCCACATTGCTGCTCCAGAAAAACTTGGCAAAAATGCTATGTAATTTGTTTATCACATAACTTGGTGGATTAACTGCTGACAAcatatgaattgggatacttTGTAGGACATTTGCGATCAAAACCGCTCTGCCTTCTACAGATAGGAGTTTTCCTTTCCATGACTGCA of the Nicotiana tabacum cultivar K326 chromosome 7, ASM71507v2, whole genome shotgun sequence genome contains:
- the LOC142162121 gene encoding uncharacterized protein LOC142162121, with product MGALYFQVPTDFGIDEDIRNVNDMVENGMWNVDKMFEILPEGLAHHIVQNIRPPTESSHLDTPFWMLETRGHFTVKSAWDYVRRRANPRLAYKMIWVKGLPFKISFFMWKVWKAKLPLDDLLRKLGYSMPSKCWCCADPKEESLLHLFFTSNAARSVWTYFMRRA